From the Lathyrus oleraceus cultivar Zhongwan6 chromosome 4, CAAS_Psat_ZW6_1.0, whole genome shotgun sequence genome, one window contains:
- the LOC127136122 gene encoding uncharacterized protein LOC127136122 codes for MPYSHILPYLLRGSLVQLRELGPPPVVLPPSYDANARCEFHSGAPGHSIENCKALKYKVQDLIDSKAITFAPKGPNVNNNPMPPHNNASVNMMEADNGRRLMSCVDELKTPLIEIKNALMKNNTFPFCGNDCEHCLINPQQCRTLKSVIQQLMNQGILMVDCPSTKEDVSTLEISYDEVPPLQIPYEFSQLTLSANPITPIIITVPTPFPYVDTKAVPWMYDTSVYIHGQKIQKEPIKSSDPMINITGTSGVTRSGRIFAPTPTPIGTINPSTSDKGKQIDSAQQRQDPAPSSEVDEFLRIIKKSDYRVVDQLNQTPSKISMLSLLMCSEAHREALVKFLRTAHVPQEISVCQFEGVVNNIATSLSLVLSRVLVDTGSSLNVMPKSSFAKLTIEGLVMKPSELIVRAFDGTRRTVIGEVNLPMKIGPHIFLITFFVMDIYPAYSCLLGRPWIHSAGAVTSTLHQKLKFLADDKLVVVEGEEDIVVSHLASFRYVEGEGEIREIPFQSFEVINVEMVCPARDESKDAESPMASLKDALTIIKDGHPQGWGRLLELPANKDRTGLGYNSQNLKKTTPIATRGSVIPLSDNFSSAGYLDDNRICVVEEEEEEEEEDGLIFTKTDGNGATKWTEFEIPKVTLIEISSSTTTNDNYATVSYDFDNPINQADEECEEEAELPEELARLLKQEEKVIQPYEESVEVINLGTDEEAKEV; via the exons ATGCCTTATAGCCACATTCTACCATATTTATTGAGGGGATCACTTGTGCAACTAAGGGAGTTAGGACCCCCACCAGTGGTTCTTCCTCCCAGTTATGATGCAAATGCCCGCTGTGAATTTCATTCTGGCGCTCCTGGGCATTCGATCGAGAATTGTAAAGCATTAAAGTACAAAGTTCAAGATCTTATTGATTCTAAGGCAATCACGTTCGCCCCCAAGGGGCCGAATGTAAATAATAACCCGATGCCCCCTCACAATAATGCATCAGTGAATATGATGGAGGCTGACAATGGAAGGAGATTGATGTCCTGTGTGGACGAGTTAAAAACACCACTCATCGAGATCAAGAATGCTTTAATGAAGAATAATACCTTTCCCTTCTGTGGTAATGACTGTGAACATTGTCTGATTAACCCGCAACAATGTAGAACATTGAAGTCTGTCATACAACAATTAATGAACCAAGGGATCTTGATGGTAGACTGCCCGTCCACAAAGGAAGATGTGTCTACCCTCGAGATATCATACGACGAAGTCCCTCCTCTGCAAATTCCATATGAATTCTCTCAGTTAACTCTGTCGGCAAATCCTATAACTCCAATCATAATAACAGTTCCCACACCATTCCCATATGTTGACACCAAGGCAGTCCCTTGGATGTATGACACCTCAGTCTACATTCATGGTCAGAAGATTCAAAAAGAACCGATAAAGTCTAGTGACCCAATGATCAATATCACCGGCACTAGCGGAGTCACAAGAAGTGGAAGGATATTTGCACCGACACCCACTCCAATTGGAACTATCAATCCTTCAACTTCAGACAAAGGCAAACAAATTGATAGCGCTCAGCAAAGACAAGACCCCGCACCTTCAAGTGAAGTAGACGAGTTCTTACGCATTATCAAGAAGAGCGATTATCGAGTAGTTGACCAGCTTAACCAGACACCCTCGAAGATCTCAATGTTGTCTCTATTAATGTGCTCGGAGGCCCATAGGGAGGCTTTGGTAAAGTTTCTGAGGACAGCTCACGTACCGCAAGAGATATCTGTTTGTCAGTTTGAAGGAGTAGTTAACAATATCGCTACTAGCTTAAGCTTAG TCCTATCAAGAGTTTTGGTAGACACTGGGTCTTCCCTCAATGTGATGCCAAAGAGCTCCTTTGCTAAACTAACTATTGAAGGACTCGTAATGAAGCCGAGTGAGCTTATAGTAAGAGCATTTGATGGGACTAGAAGGACTGTAATCGGTGAGGTGAATTTGCCTATGAAGATTGGTCCCCATATTTTCCTTATCACTTTCTTCGTAATGGATATCTATCCAGCCTACAGTTGTCTACTTGGGAGGCCTTGGATCCATTCAGCTGGTGCAGTCACTTCAACGCtccaccaaaaattgaaattcttAGCTGATGATAAGCTAGTTGTTGTCGAGGGTGAGGAGGACATTGTGGTAAGTCACCTCGCATCTTTCCGATACGTTGAGGGAGAAGGGGAGATAAGGGAAATCCCATTCCAATCATTTGAAGTTATCAATGTTGAAATGGTTTGCCCAGCAAGGGATGAATCAAAAGATGCCGAATCTCCCATGGCATCTCTTAAAGACGCCCTGACAATCATAAAGGATGGACACCCCCAAGGATGGGGAAGATTGCTTGAACTTCCTGCCAACAAGGACCGCACCGGTTTGGGATACAACTCCCAGAATTTGAAGAAGACCACGCCGATAGCTACAAGGGGGTCAGTGATCCCGCTGTCTGATAACTTCTCAAGTGCTGGTTACCTGGATGACAACCGTATTTGTGTcgtggaagaagaagaagaagaagaagaagaagatggcTTGATCTTCACAAAGACTGATGGAAACGGTGCCACCAAATGGACCGAGTTTGAAATACCTAAAGTGACCTTGATTGAAAT ATCATCCTCGACAACCACCAATGACAATTATGCTACGGTCTCATACGACTTTGACAACCCGATTAATCAAGCTGATGAAGAGTGTGAGGAAGAGGCCGAACTCCCAGAAGAATTGGCAAGGCTGCTCAAGCAAGAGGAAAAAGTCATCCAGCCGTACGAAGAATCAGTGGAAGTGATTAACCTTGGGACAGATGAGGAAGCGAAAGAAGTCTGA